One window of the Candidatus Delongbacteria bacterium genome contains the following:
- a CDS encoding biopolymer transporter ExbD, which yields MKTSKRKDMSKSYLNPEQKMSLTSLMDIMTIILLFLLQTFSADGNLIKKDKDNKLTYSSTKEKAKNISSIILTPYEIKIKKSVDGDIIPEYTTKLNEEIKNDSNMVIDNLLNGLTALSEEKKMLIDELKRQSIEEGIIEEQVKWEILIEADKSTPYLLLTKVLGNCGKAGFTDLKLITLGE from the coding sequence ATGAAGACTTCTAAGCGTAAAGACATGAGCAAAAGTTATCTAAATCCAGAACAAAAGATGTCTTTGACATCACTAATGGATATTATGACTATAATTTTACTTTTTTTACTTCAAACTTTTTCAGCAGATGGAAATTTGATAAAGAAAGATAAAGATAATAAATTAACCTATTCGAGTACTAAAGAAAAAGCTAAAAATATTTCTTCTATTATACTAACACCATATGAAATTAAGATTAAAAAAAGTGTAGATGGAGATATAATTCCGGAATATACAACTAAACTTAATGAAGAGATTAAAAATGACTCTAATATGGTTATAGATAATCTTTTGAACGGATTAACAGCATTAAGTGAAGAAAAAAAGATGTTGATTGACGAATTGAAAAGGCAGAGTATAGAGGAAGGGATTATTGAAGAGCAGGTAAAATGGGAAATTCTAATTGAAGCAGATAAAAGTACACCTTATTTACTTTTGACAAAAGTTCTAGGCAATTGTGGAAAAGCAGGATTTACAGATCTAAAATTAATTACACTTGGTGAATGA
- a CDS encoding biopolymer transporter ExbD produces the protein MAYEPSFSKTKKSKSKGLNLSASEADMLPIMNLMVVLIPVLLSAAEMIKIRVLDVNLPAAPAIEDQINKQTSNIPVDQDSRRLDLNVIVTKEGFVVSALGRRLKLMNELKDTITELNKKEYDLTDTTGLSPEIESKFENGFDKETFSSLNSLLVKLKSTIYNNKISILDSNVVTLSADKDIDYQTIISTIDAMREKNDNGIKKDLFSIINFGG, from the coding sequence ATGGCTTATGAACCTTCATTCAGCAAAACAAAGAAAAGTAAAAGTAAAGGTTTAAACCTTTCAGCCAGTGAAGCAGACATGTTGCCTATTATGAATCTAATGGTTGTTTTGATTCCTGTTCTTCTTAGTGCTGCTGAAATGATAAAAATTAGAGTGTTGGATGTAAATTTACCAGCTGCACCAGCAATTGAAGATCAGATAAATAAACAGACTTCTAATATTCCTGTCGATCAAGATTCCAGAAGATTGGATTTGAACGTAATAGTCACTAAAGAGGGTTTTGTTGTTAGTGCTTTGGGTAGAAGGCTAAAATTGATGAATGAGTTAAAGGATACTATTACAGAATTAAATAAAAAAGAGTACGATCTTACTGATACTACCGGTTTATCACCAGAAATTGAATCAAAATTTGAAAATGGATTTGATAAAGAAACATTCTCAAGTTTGAATAGCTTATTAGTAAAATTAAAAAGTACGATTTATAACAATAAAATATCAATTTTAGATTCCAATGTTGTAACTTTATCGGCCGATAAAGATATCGATTATCAAACTATTATCTCTACAATTGATGCGATGAGAGAAAAAAATGACAATGGTATTAAAAAAGATCTGTTTTCAATTATAAATTTTGGTGGATAA